A window of the Branchiostoma lanceolatum isolate klBraLanc5 chromosome 13, klBraLanc5.hap2, whole genome shotgun sequence genome harbors these coding sequences:
- the LOC136447523 gene encoding uncharacterized protein, with protein sequence MFRGLLLLVLSGITVAQFPVSGDQEHLVSSISDYLEESKICYKCDDEVSTLKEVIANQSQILAQQSGLISTLQSRLDSVVARVDCAEQFMGVLSGLSEGETICSDVGMWYSSPAYGTIDEYGRVWEKFWWWKAGSSWSTSIIDVLQESYGTCDPGSDYCMGRLPSWLQEDGIELLAKDSRGNVYKWEFDSNNPTAHAAWLAFYGHQETPSGLIKNNMAWMPSVLAGTGPVRTQDSFMYRTENGVKSLLLDDDNCDCYSSLNIGHGMCFAGHLSAHSQSGQYGVDALHDPSCNGSGPVPSIGLELYFNRT encoded by the exons atgtttcgCGGACTGCTACTACTCGTCCTGAGCGGGATAACAGTCGCACAGTTTCCTGTCTCAGGTGATCAAGAACACCTGGTGTCCAGCATCTCAG ACTACCTTGAAGAATCGAAGATCTGTTACAAATGTGATGACGAGGTGTCCACTCTGAAGGAGGTCATTGCTAACCAGTCCCAGATCCTCGCTCAGCAGTCCGGACTCATCTCAACTCTTCAGAGTCGCCTGGACAGTGTTGTCGCAAGGGTGGACTGTGCCGAACAATTCATGG GGGTCCTCTCTGGACTGTCCGAGGGTGAAACGATATGCAGCGATGTCGGGATGTGGTACAGCAGCCCCG CATACGGGACTATTGACGAGTACGGACGTGTGTGGGAGAAGTTCTGGTGGTGGAAGGCCGGTTCAAGCTGGTCAACATCAATCATCGATGTGCTTCAAGAAAG CTACGGGACATGTGACCCAGGTAGTGACTACTGTATGGGAAGGTTGCCCAGCTGGCTACAGGAGGACGGAATTGAGCTGCTGGCCAAGGACAGCCGCGGGAACGTGTACAAGTGGGAGTTCGACTCCAACAACCCCACCGCTCACGCCGCCTGGCTGGCATTCTACGGTCATCAGGAGACCCCTAGCGGGCTGATCAAGAACAACATGGCATGGATGCCGTCT GTTCTTGCTGGTACCGGCCCAGTGCGAACCCAAGACAGCTTCATGTACCGCACAGAGAACGGAGTCAAGTCCCTCCTGTTGGACGACGATAACTGCGACTGCTACTCGTCACTGAATATCGGTCACGGCATGTGTTTCGCCGGCCATCTTTCTGCTCACTC GCAAAGTGGTCAGTACGGAGTGGACGCCCTACACGACCCATCCTGTAATGGATCCGGACCAGTGCCCTCTATCGGCCTGGAGCTGTACTTCAACAG GACCTAG